The Desulfurobacterium atlanticum DNA segment AAAGGCAAGAGAAGATACAATCGTAACCGTAACTGCTACGAAAAATAGCCACTCATCTCTAATGATTTTAGAGATTTTACCCATTTTTAATCTTTTCAAAAAACTTTTCAGAAAGGAGATTTAAATAATTTCTGTTCTCTATTTTCTCTATCCACTCAGATGGAATTGCATCTATACCGTTATAGCACCCAGAAAAAGCCCCTGTAAGAAAACCGATCGCATCTGTATCTCCCCCAAACTCTCCATAAGCATTAACAGCTTTTAAAACCGCAGTTCTGAAGTCTTTTCCCCATCTGAGAAAAACATAAAGAGATAAAGATAAAGGCTCAAGAACAAAATTTCCGTTACCAAATCTTAAAATAAGTTCATCAATATCTTCCACTCCTTCCATCAAAGTATTCATCACAAGGTCAATATAGGAGCGAACCATCTCAATCTGAGAAAAAGAGCGGAGCATTTCAAGAAATTCTATTTTCCCATCTTCCATTTCAAGAAAAACCCTTCCTCCTGCAATTGAAGAGATAGCCACAGCAAGAATTCCTGCAGAATCCACTAAAATTTCATCACTGTAAATTAGAGAAACCACCTGACAACCTTCATTATAAGCCTCTTCACTACTATCCCATCCGTAAAGCCCTGCTGCCACAGCAGGAATAACACCATCAACTTCTGAACTTTTTACCCTCGCCTCATCAGGAAAAGCTCCCTGCTTATATGCAAGTGCCGCATTTAAATGGCCGCCTGCAGGATATCTGTGATTTTTCTCATCTTTCAACCACTCAACCATTTTCTCCACGTAAAACGTTTCATCAAACCGCCCTTTTTCAGCATAAACTTCCAGTGCAATAAGAAACATCTGGGTTTCATGGGAGTAGTGCCCTAATCTTAAAAAAGGACAAACACTTAAATCGGAAGGTTCTCTAAATCCTAAAATCGGACCGCCGTAAGCCTTTTTAACGGTGTATTTATCCATCTCTTCCACAAGAGTTCCAAGAGCATCTCCTATTGCTCCTCCAAAAACGGTACCTTTTATCTTTTTCAAAAGGTCAATTTCCATTGAAAATTCCTCCATCTCAAATTGAATTTAAAAGATCCTGAAATGTAAAAGTGCTGTGAAATTTAAACTCTTCTCTTTCATAAGGGAAATCTCTCCTGAAATGCCCCCCTCGGCTCTCTTCTCTTCTCATCGCACTTATAGCCATAGCAAGTGCAAGAACAGCACTGTTTCTAACTTCAAATGAAGAACTTGAATGGATTATCTGTCTAAAAACATCTATAGCCTTTGTCAGACCAGCACCATCTCTGATTATCCCAACATATTCCCACATGGTTTTTTTAAGGTCTTTCATGGTATAAACCTGCAAGTTGTTTTGTGATGGAAAGGCCGATATCTTTTTAAAGGAAACCTTCTTAAAATCAAGTGATAAAAATCTTAAATCTCTATACATACCATAAGCTGTTCTCTCTCCAAAGACAAGACACTCAAGAAGAGAGTTGCTTGCAAGCCTGTTTGCACCATGAACACCGGTACATGAAGCTTCTCCTATTGCAAACAATCCTTTTATATTTGTTCTACCAAAAGTATCCACACTGATACCGCCAAGATAATAGTGAGCCACCGGAGTAATCGGAATTAAATCTTTTTTAGGGTCAAGACCGACCTGTTTTAACTTCTCTGTAATAGTTGGAAATCTTTCATATATATCTACACCTTTCTCTCCTATAGGTCTAAAATCAAGGTAAACTTTCCCGCCTGTTATCTTTTTCTGATTCTCAATAGCACGGGTAACAACATCCCTTGGAGCAAGCTCCCACAACGGATGGTAATCTCCCATAAATCGCCTTCCGTAAGAATCAACAATAATTGCGCCTTCTCCCCTGACAGATTCTGAAATAAGAAAACAGGTATCATCTTCAACAAAAGCTGTAGGGTGAAACTGAACAAACTCAAGATCTTTCAAAACCGCTCCATACCTTAGAGCTATCGCTATACCATCCCCTGTAGATGTATCTGGATTTGTATGTTTTTCGTAAAGTCCAGCAGCCCCACCTGTAGCAAGAGCAACAACAGGTGCATAAATGGTAAAGTGCTTACCATCCTTTTCAAAAATCACACCGTAACATCTTCCGTTTTTAATTATTAACTCCTTTACAAAAGCAAACTCAATAATATCGCCTCTATAAGCATCAAGAAGTGCCCTTTCAACTTCCTCACCTGTTTTATCTTTATAGTAAACAATTCGCGGCACAGAATGAGCTGCCTCCTTCGTAAACTTTAATAACCCAAGTTCGTCCGTTTCAAAGGTTGCTCCCATTCTAATAAGGTCAATTACTCTTTTCACTCCTTCCTCAACAAGAATAAGTGCTGTCCTCCTATCAACAAGTCCAGCACCAGCTTTTACAGTGTCATCAAAATGAAGAGATGGTGAATCATTTACAGGAAGAGCAACCGCAATCCCGCCCTGAGCAAGCTTTGTTGAAGACGTATCAGCGGTATTTTTTGTCAATATACAAACGTTCAATCCAACCTGCGAAAGCTTTGAAGCACAAAAAAGCCCCGCAGCCCCACTTCCAACAACTATCGCATCATAAACTTTCGGATATGCATGAACTTTCACATCTTTTAAAAGTTTCATATCAAGACCTCTCAATTTACCCGGATAACAAAAGCATCGGGATAAATTTTTCTTAATCTATCCCTCTCTTCCATAGCTTTTACATAAGTCAATTGAGGACCGACCACAACCCTAAAAAGGCCAAAAGCCTGAATAATCTTAGC contains these protein-coding regions:
- a CDS encoding ADP-ribosylglycohydrolase family protein, whose translation is MEIDLLKKIKGTVFGGAIGDALGTLVEEMDKYTVKKAYGGPILGFREPSDLSVCPFLRLGHYSHETQMFLIALEVYAEKGRFDETFYVEKMVEWLKDEKNHRYPAGGHLNAALAYKQGAFPDEARVKSSEVDGVIPAVAAGLYGWDSSEEAYNEGCQVVSLIYSDEILVDSAGILAVAISSIAGGRVFLEMEDGKIEFLEMLRSFSQIEMVRSYIDLVMNTLMEGVEDIDELILRFGNGNFVLEPLSLSLYVFLRWGKDFRTAVLKAVNAYGEFGGDTDAIGFLTGAFSGCYNGIDAIPSEWIEKIENRNYLNLLSEKFFEKIKNG
- the nadB gene encoding L-aspartate oxidase — translated: MKLLKDVKVHAYPKVYDAIVVGSGAAGLFCASKLSQVGLNVCILTKNTADTSSTKLAQGGIAVALPVNDSPSLHFDDTVKAGAGLVDRRTALILVEEGVKRVIDLIRMGATFETDELGLLKFTKEAAHSVPRIVYYKDKTGEEVERALLDAYRGDIIEFAFVKELIIKNGRCYGVIFEKDGKHFTIYAPVVALATGGAAGLYEKHTNPDTSTGDGIAIALRYGAVLKDLEFVQFHPTAFVEDDTCFLISESVRGEGAIIVDSYGRRFMGDYHPLWELAPRDVVTRAIENQKKITGGKVYLDFRPIGEKGVDIYERFPTITEKLKQVGLDPKKDLIPITPVAHYYLGGISVDTFGRTNIKGLFAIGEASCTGVHGANRLASNSLLECLVFGERTAYGMYRDLRFLSLDFKKVSFKKISAFPSQNNLQVYTMKDLKKTMWEYVGIIRDGAGLTKAIDVFRQIIHSSSSFEVRNSAVLALAMAISAMRREESRGGHFRRDFPYEREEFKFHSTFTFQDLLNSI